A region of Trypanosoma brucei brucei TREU927 chromosome 1, complete sequence DNA encodes the following proteins:
- a CDS encoding retrotransposon hot spot (RHS) protein; retrotransposon hot spot protein 1 (RHS1) has product MSRANSPAAPQGNNENQQVADNFEGPMRRPRDENVPPPPPPAAAAAAQPPQIRQRTEGGPNWTMDSKVRDVLLDDYAGLRDMTVNDFIQKFVGGTFAVAEAENVRMPIFVKNPRKYIVDAEILEDIQGTNEFKTVKTAIDLSEKVDYLDEKEIYYLSQWEEKGTVEIREFVGPVARGRLDGAVTAAKRAEKRAHQTADGSELKGVYDSIYNATWGYVESGYDEEPLGMKVFNGRPPHMWTKEEVDVSHTPETMNEPLPRHGNLEIAVLTSQMGWPYTSFEKNPNDYDINHEKGVEYVFKSDVYIRREALRVWYKVENVLNRWLMDEVIVDDASNVLIGTPGIGKSFSVGSLLLYKLLHYEASQLQIIIYVVRGKAYVFHKPIGGRAGYVTFYNDYGNAFTVVEQIIGGSRSGEDIKGYVIFDVDKDHPAPTKPPAGCAGIALSSPNVKQFHEWSKQNTASDIYMNCDTLKDLEAIHISRWGKIAPAYKWSPPVAKEKIESEWQEIQARIRIVGPLLRHIGRLSSYNRQEGKVQEAIGKMKDDDMNDYAKYFQNAAMWQTDEVSHKLVGVVRVKEEKLLCEMYRCRPLSSYTGQAILDFLIPWLTDKYAAMSALLSNRAIAAYMFEKSGIEALSHENTLTELARELQGLSFARNQIPQSVLQVLQEPRLIGPSIVVPEDVPIVAGAEIQYMKLYKPQSRSFPVVDAFFFVESPKTFVGLQYTVSGRHPCSTGGLFKMKRYLRSYFQGWDNFSNDMVWEIIYVQRVDSEKITKPQCCERTDRDEGQNNEVEERFWKREVRQFAVSLYKHIIALYVELKTRGENNNGVNNRGGNNA; this is encoded by the coding sequence ATGTCAAGAGCAAATAGTCCCGCAGctccacaaggaaataatgaaaatcaaCAAGTGGCAGATAATTTTGAAGGGCCCATGAGGAGGCCAcgggatgaaaatgtaccgccgcctcctcctcctgctgctgctgctgctgctcagcctccacaaataCGGCAGAGAACTGAAGGGGGGCCCAACTGGACAATGGATAGTAAGGTGAGGGATGTGCTGCTGGATGATTATGCGGGTTTGAGGGATATGACAGTGAACGACTTTATTCAGAAGTTCGTTGGCGGGACTTTTGCGGTGGCTGAGGCAGAAAATGTTAGGATGCCCATTTTTGTTAAGAATCCCAGAAAATATATTGTTGATGCTGAGATTCTTGAGGATATACAAGGCACTAATGAGTTTAAAACAGTGAAGACAGCTATTGATCTGTCTGAGAAGGTAGACTACCttgacgaaaaagaaatttactaCCTCAgtcagtgggaggagaaggggacagtggaaataagagaatttgttggtcccgtGGCGAGGGGAAGGTTGGATGGAGCGGTGACGGCCGCCAAGAGAGCGGAAAAGCGAGCTCACCAAACAGCTGATGGTAGCGAACTTAAAGGAGTATATGATTCTATATACAATGCGACGTGGGGTTATGTGGAGTCGGGTTATGATGAAGAGCCACTTGGCATGAAAGTGTTCAATGGAAGACCGCCACACATGTGGacgaaggaggaggttgaTGTCAGTCACACTCCGGAAACTATGAACGAACCACTTCCCCGTCACGGTAACTTGGAGATTGCTGTGCTTACATCTCAAatgggttggccatacaCGTCTTTCGAAAAGAACCCAAATGATTATGATATTAATCATGAGAAGGGAGTGGAGTATGTTTTTAAAAGTGATGTTTATATCCGCAGGGAAGCACTGAGGGTGTGGTACAAGGTGGAGAATGTGCTTAACCGGTGGCTTATGGATGAAGTGATTGTTGACGATGCGTCTAATGTTCTTATTGGTACACCTGGTATTGGTAAATCGTTTTCCGTGGGATCCCTACTGTTATACAAACTACTGCATTATGAAGCGAGTCAGCTTCAGATTATCATATACGTTGTGAGGGGTAAGGCGTATGTGTTTCACAAACCCATAGGTGGTCGAGCAGGATATGTTACGTTTTACAATGATTATGGGAATGCATTTACAGTTGTTGAGCAAATAATCGGAGGATCACGTAGCGGTGAGGATATCAAGGGATACGTTATATTCGATGTGGACAAGGACCATCCTGCTCCGACGAAACCACCTGCTGGTTGTGCCGGTATTGCTTTGAGCTCTCCAAACGTCAAGCAATTCCATGAATGGTCCAAGCAAAACACCGCCTCAGATATTTACATGAACTGTGATACATTGAAGGATTTGGAAGCCATACACATATCGAGATGGGGGAAAATTGCTCCTGCTTACAAGTGGAGTCCTCCAGTtgcaaaggagaaaattgaAAGTGAATGGCAAGAAATTCAAGCTCGCATTCGTATCGTTGGTCCACTGCTTCGTCATATTGGTCGTCTTAGTTCGTATAATAGGCAGGAGGGAAAGGTTCAGGAAGCCATTGGCAAAATGAAAGATGATGATATGAATGATTACGCTAAATATTTCCAAAACGCAGCTATGTGGCAAACAGATGAAGTATCACACAAGTTAGTAGGGGTTGTTCgagtgaaggaggagaagcTCCTGTGTGAAATGTATCGCTGCAGACCGCTTTCATCTTACACGGGACAAGCTATTTTAGACTTTCTGATACCTTGGCTAACGGATAAATATGCTGCAATGTCTGCTCTGCTGTCTAACCGCGCTATCGCCGCCTACATGTTTGAGAAGAGTGGCATTGAAGCATTGTCGCATGAGAATACACTAACTGAGTTGGCAAGGGAGTTACAGGGCCTTTCATTTGCTAGGAATCAAATTCCACAAAGTGTGCTGCAGGTGCTGCAAGAACCAAGACTCATTGGTCCTTCGATTGTGGTTCCCGAGGATGTTCCAATTGTAGCTGGAGCTGAAATTCAATATATGAAATTGTACAAGCCGCAATCAAGGAGTTTCCCAGTTGTTGATGCGTTCTTTTTCGTTGAGAGCCCGAAGACTTTTGTGGGACTGCAGTACACAGTTTCCGGTAGACATCCCTGCAGCACCGGTGGGTTATTTAAGATGAAGAGGTATTTGCGAAGTTACTTCCAAGGTTGGGACAATTTTTCCAATGATATGGTATGGGAAATAATTTATGTCCAAAGGGTTGACAGCGAAAAAATTACGAAGCCGCAGTGCTGTGAAAGGACTGACAGAGATGAAGGGCAAAATAATGAGGTTGAGGAAAGATTttggaaaagggaagtgcGTCAGTTCGCGGTCTCACTTTATAAACACATTATTGCACTATACGTTGAATTGAAAACAAGAGGTGAAAATAACAACGGAGTTAACAATAGAGGTGGTAACAATGCATAG